A window of Selenomonas ruminantium subsp. lactilytica TAM6421 contains these coding sequences:
- the cpaB gene encoding Flp pilus assembly protein CpaB, with amino-acid sequence MKKWMLDAKLTYKQWVSLAVGVSCLLGILVYFSLSGVETAAKDTNQVELVKVVVAKQDIPERTIIKDNMLKVVEMPVDVVPAEAVHEVSEITGNPTSVAIQQGDIMTTKKIYTDVRMAGFTGTIPANCRAVSVAITDITGVSGFAKPGDFVDVMVVSGTKEGGFKGEILLQNVQLLAINKTGSQGAEADNGDKSSDNKNSGEEGAIKGSSDAMATATLALPLDEALKVATASQKGTIYLVLRPVAPTDIFTINTDYMIPGERSVDSAPRTNAPAASAPTSAPVAAPAPAPAAAPAAASASTHESGGMKIIRGTRSTGGN; translated from the coding sequence GTGAAAAAGTGGATGCTGGATGCCAAGCTGACCTATAAACAATGGGTGTCGCTGGCAGTGGGAGTCAGTTGTCTGTTAGGAATTCTGGTTTATTTTTCGCTGTCAGGTGTGGAAACAGCAGCGAAAGATACGAATCAGGTGGAACTTGTCAAGGTCGTAGTGGCCAAGCAGGATATCCCAGAACGTACGATTATTAAGGACAATATGCTCAAAGTAGTGGAGATGCCGGTGGATGTAGTCCCGGCTGAAGCGGTGCATGAAGTCAGCGAGATTACCGGCAATCCCACTAGCGTGGCCATTCAGCAGGGCGATATCATGACCACGAAAAAGATCTATACCGATGTGCGCATGGCGGGGTTTACAGGAACCATTCCCGCAAATTGCCGTGCGGTATCTGTGGCAATCACGGATATCACGGGTGTGTCCGGTTTCGCAAAGCCGGGTGACTTCGTGGATGTAATGGTGGTTTCCGGAACCAAGGAAGGCGGCTTCAAGGGCGAAATCCTGTTGCAGAATGTACAGCTGCTGGCTATCAATAAGACTGGCAGCCAAGGTGCTGAGGCAGATAATGGTGATAAGTCTTCCGATAACAAGAATAGTGGTGAGGAAGGAGCCATCAAGGGCAGCAGCGATGCTATGGCAACTGCAACCCTGGCATTGCCGTTGGATGAAGCCTTGAAAGTGGCAACGGCTTCCCAGAAGGGAACGATCTATCTAGTGCTCCGTCCAGTGGCACCAACCGATATCTTTACCATCAATACGGATTATATGATTCCGGGTGAACGCAGCGTTGACAGTGCGCCTCGTACCAATGCGCCGGCAGCTTCTGCGCCAACGTCGGCGCCGGTAGCAGCACCGGCACCCGCACCAGCAGCTGCGCCTGCAGCGGCTAGTGCCAGCACGCACGAGAGCGGCGGAATGAAGATAATTCGTGGGACGAGATCGACAGGGGGAAATTGA
- a CDS encoding NlpC/P60 family protein yields MRLTIPGCLLAAAAFFLSSASITQAASFQLGDTGREVVEIQQALASRGYDVVVDGDYGPATKAAVADFQKDNNLEVDGEVGSHSYQALFHRAMPEHERQSYFADGNGIIDLAQQFLGVPYVWGGSSPNGFDCSGFVQYVYAQKGIQLPRTADIQATAGRPVSKAELQPGDLVFFAGDYVNISHVGIYVGNGQMIHASSSHGIAYDNLSRDYRVAHYAGACRVLN; encoded by the coding sequence TTGCGTCTGACAATACCAGGCTGCCTGCTTGCCGCAGCAGCATTTTTTCTGAGTTCCGCATCGATTACCCAGGCCGCCAGCTTCCAGCTGGGCGATACCGGCCGTGAAGTTGTTGAAATCCAGCAGGCTTTGGCCAGCCGTGGCTATGACGTAGTTGTGGACGGCGATTATGGCCCGGCTACCAAAGCAGCTGTCGCCGATTTCCAGAAGGATAATAATCTTGAAGTAGATGGTGAAGTTGGTTCCCATTCTTATCAGGCACTTTTCCATCGCGCTATGCCAGAGCATGAGCGCCAGTCCTACTTTGCTGACGGCAATGGCATCATTGACCTCGCGCAGCAATTCCTGGGCGTTCCCTATGTCTGGGGTGGCAGCAGCCCAAATGGTTTTGACTGCTCCGGTTTCGTTCAGTACGTCTACGCACAGAAGGGTATCCAGCTGCCCCGCACGGCAGATATTCAGGCAACCGCCGGACGGCCTGTCTCCAAAGCTGAACTTCAGCCTGGCGATTTGGTTTTCTTTGCCGGCGATTACGTGAATATCTCCCATGTCGGTATTTATGTAGGAAATGGCCAGATGATCCATGCCTCTTCCAGCCATGGCATCGCCTACGACAATCTGAGCCGTGACTACCGCGTGGCCCACTATGCTGGTGCCTGCCGCGTACTCAACTGA
- a CDS encoding polysaccharide deacetylase family protein, whose translation MTIWIKRLLLLLAAVVLTVLAVCFYLIHSADQSVPVLNYHQINDRDENALTVHTDQFEAQMRYLAEEGYHVITPEEMINAWENGEKLPEKPVIITFDDGYADNYRNAFPILQKYNLKATIFLISDYVSTYPNYLTWTQVSEMQDSGLIDFESHTLSHEQLDSTSPEETWNQLDGSKKALEWHLQKEINFLAYPCGSYDEELQQLVKKAGYKGAFTVNYGLADKSENHYILDRVPIFGCTNHTLMRFKLRLQYTPIFAPLAKLNRELLAGGHNFLARFVPTP comes from the coding sequence ATGACAATTTGGATAAAGCGGTTGCTGCTTTTACTGGCGGCCGTTGTCTTGACCGTTTTGGCCGTCTGTTTCTATCTTATCCACAGTGCTGACCAGTCTGTACCAGTTCTGAACTATCATCAGATCAACGACCGGGATGAAAACGCCCTGACCGTTCATACGGATCAGTTCGAAGCACAGATGAGATATCTGGCAGAGGAAGGCTATCACGTCATCACGCCGGAGGAAATGATCAATGCTTGGGAAAATGGAGAAAAGCTGCCAGAAAAACCGGTCATCATCACCTTTGACGATGGCTATGCGGACAATTACCGCAATGCCTTCCCCATTCTGCAGAAATACAATCTCAAAGCCACCATCTTCCTGATTTCGGATTATGTCAGCACCTATCCAAACTATCTGACCTGGACACAAGTCAGCGAAATGCAGGACAGCGGCCTGATTGATTTTGAAAGCCATACCCTGTCCCATGAACAGCTGGACAGCACCAGCCCGGAGGAAACCTGGAATCAGCTTGACGGATCGAAAAAAGCCTTGGAATGGCATCTGCAGAAGGAAATCAACTTCCTGGCCTATCCTTGTGGTTCCTACGATGAAGAATTGCAGCAGCTGGTAAAAAAGGCCGGTTACAAAGGTGCCTTCACCGTCAACTACGGTCTGGCCGATAAGAGCGAGAACCACTACATCCTGGACCGGGTGCCCATCTTTGGCTGCACCAATCACACCCTGATGCGCTTCAAACTGCGCCTGCAGTACACGCCCATCTTCGCACCACTGGCAAAACTGAATCGCGAATTGTTAGCGGGAGGTCATAACTTCCTGGCCCGATTCGTTCCCACACCTTAA
- a CDS encoding phosphoribosylanthranilate isomerase, which translates to MRAKICGIKDLFAAKVAEEAGADFIGFVFYKSSPRYIDPQKAAVICQQIREARCVGVFVDEELETVNEIADLVGLDYVQLHGHESAAYAEQVTCPVIKAYSYDENFSVEEVNAYPSEMVLLDTPHPTLPGGTGRQFDWRKAARDIAQIHKSVLVAGGINRENVKQVNKLLHPYAVDVSSGVEENGEKSLDKIQAFLRRIK; encoded by the coding sequence ATGAGAGCTAAAATTTGTGGTATAAAGGATTTATTTGCTGCCAAGGTGGCGGAAGAGGCTGGCGCAGATTTTATTGGCTTTGTATTTTATAAGTCCAGCCCCCGTTATATCGATCCGCAGAAGGCGGCGGTTATCTGTCAGCAGATTCGCGAGGCCCGTTGTGTTGGCGTCTTTGTGGATGAAGAGCTGGAGACGGTCAATGAAATCGCTGACCTGGTGGGGCTGGATTACGTGCAGCTTCATGGCCATGAGTCCGCGGCCTATGCTGAGCAGGTCACTTGCCCGGTGATCAAAGCATATTCATATGATGAAAATTTTTCTGTGGAAGAAGTCAATGCCTACCCGTCGGAAATGGTATTGCTGGATACGCCGCATCCTACGCTTCCCGGCGGCACGGGCAGACAGTTTGACTGGCGCAAGGCAGCCCGGGATATTGCCCAGATCCACAAGTCGGTGCTGGTGGCAGGCGGCATCAACCGGGAGAATGTCAAGCAAGTCAATAAACTGCTGCATCCCTATGCTGTGGATGTATCCAGCGGGGTAGAGGAAAATGGTGAAAAATCCCTGGATAAGATTCAGGCGTTCCTCCGTCGGATCAAATAA
- the nadC gene encoding carboxylating nicotinate-nucleotide diphosphorylase, with translation MNILGLDEKIKGWLQEDVGSGDITTLATVPKAAVTHAIIHAKDTGILAGVDVAERVFALLDPDVKFNKVLEDGAELTPTSVIATLDGSAQAILTGERLALNLLQHLSGVATRTHKLAAIAAPYGARLVDTRKTTPGLRLLDKYAVKVGGGANHRLGLYDAILIKDNHIQVAGGITAALERAKAYASHMTKIEIEVEDLTGVEEALAGKADVIMLDNMAPELMTEAVKLIDHRAVVEASGGIDETTLAAAAKSGVDVISVGALTHSVKALDISMDIGEIK, from the coding sequence ATGAATATATTAGGTTTGGATGAAAAGATCAAAGGCTGGCTACAGGAGGATGTGGGCAGCGGCGATATCACCACATTGGCTACGGTACCGAAAGCAGCTGTGACACATGCGATTATCCATGCCAAGGATACGGGAATCCTGGCGGGCGTGGATGTGGCAGAGCGGGTGTTTGCCCTGCTTGATCCGGATGTCAAGTTCAACAAGGTGCTGGAGGATGGTGCGGAACTTACGCCCACTTCCGTGATTGCCACGTTGGATGGTTCGGCACAGGCTATTCTGACCGGTGAGCGGCTGGCCCTGAATCTGCTGCAGCATCTGTCCGGTGTGGCCACCCGCACCCATAAGCTGGCTGCCATTGCCGCACCTTATGGGGCAAGGCTCGTGGACACCCGCAAGACCACGCCGGGCCTGCGTCTCTTAGATAAGTATGCGGTCAAAGTCGGCGGCGGTGCCAATCATCGTCTGGGGCTTTATGATGCCATCCTGATCAAGGACAATCATATCCAGGTGGCTGGCGGCATTACGGCGGCTTTGGAGCGGGCTAAGGCCTATGCTTCTCATATGACGAAGATTGAGATTGAGGTGGAAGACCTGACTGGGGTCGAGGAAGCTCTGGCTGGCAAGGCTGATGTGATCATGCTGGACAATATGGCACCAGAGTTGATGACAGAAGCGGTCAAATTGATTGACCATCGGGCTGTAGTGGAAGCCTCTGGCGGTATCGATGAGACGACCTTGGCTGCTGCGGCTAAGAGCGGCGTGGATGTGATCTCCGTTGGCGCGCTGACGCACAGCGTCAAGGCCTTGGATATCAGCATGGATATTGGTGAAATAAAATAA
- a CDS encoding L-aspartate oxidase, giving the protein MQRYLMNFDTRRMETRQEECLVIGSGVAGLTAACQLARHGHHVLLVVRDTLQDSNTSKAQGGIAASLGKDDNPQLHLADTLVAGAGLSNESVSRMVVTEGPEDIRWLAANGAEFDCNADGSLALGREGCHSRNRIVHSHGDATGAEVARALNEMAAKEKNIRTMEGCYVVDLLVHQGRCYGVTALWHGKKICLRAKHIVLATGGLGRLFQHTTNPEGATGSGMAMAARAGAELADMEFVQFHPTALALEGCPNFLISEAVRGAGAHLLNSEGQRFMSDCHPMAELAPRDVVARCIFREMTKAEVSHIWLDARHIENVTEKFPMIAATCRDYGVDIAKDLIPIAPAAHYMMGGVHTDIWGRTNIEALYACGEVACTGLQGANRLASNSLLEGLVFGRRVATIIGKTRLPQAEAGLFWREECLTEDRQTGVAADREASQQILSRYLGIVRQADEMAAGEEKLRQLAAKYEGCSAVSPAELDLRAELICGDLIFRGAQRRQESRGAHYRADYPDQDESLRQHFGDRRKADDEAERFGDENIAAAVTLGMA; this is encoded by the coding sequence ATGCAACGCTATTTGATGAATTTTGATACGCGCCGGATGGAAACGCGGCAGGAAGAATGTCTGGTGATTGGCAGCGGCGTGGCCGGACTTACGGCAGCCTGCCAATTGGCCCGCCATGGCCATCATGTGCTGCTGGTGGTGCGGGATACCTTGCAGGACAGCAATACCAGCAAAGCCCAGGGCGGCATTGCGGCATCTTTGGGGAAAGATGACAATCCGCAGCTGCACCTGGCCGATACTTTGGTGGCAGGTGCAGGGCTCAGCAATGAATCCGTCTCCCGCATGGTGGTGACGGAAGGGCCGGAGGACATTCGCTGGCTGGCGGCCAACGGAGCGGAATTTGACTGCAATGCAGATGGCTCACTGGCTTTGGGCAGGGAAGGCTGCCACAGCCGCAACCGCATTGTCCATAGCCATGGGGATGCCACGGGGGCAGAGGTGGCCCGGGCGCTGAATGAGATGGCAGCCAAAGAGAAGAATATCCGCACCATGGAAGGCTGTTATGTGGTGGATCTGCTGGTTCATCAGGGGCGTTGCTATGGTGTGACGGCACTCTGGCATGGCAAAAAGATCTGCCTGCGGGCAAAACATATCGTGCTGGCAACGGGCGGTTTGGGGCGCCTGTTCCAGCATACCACCAATCCGGAAGGGGCCACGGGCAGCGGCATGGCCATGGCCGCCCGGGCTGGCGCCGAACTTGCCGATATGGAATTCGTGCAGTTCCATCCTACGGCGCTGGCACTTGAAGGCTGTCCAAACTTCCTGATTTCCGAAGCCGTGCGCGGAGCCGGTGCGCATCTGCTGAACAGCGAGGGCCAGCGGTTTATGTCGGATTGTCATCCCATGGCTGAACTGGCTCCCCGGGATGTGGTGGCTCGCTGCATTTTCCGGGAAATGACCAAAGCGGAAGTCAGCCATATCTGGCTGGATGCCCGGCATATCGAGAATGTGACGGAGAAGTTCCCGATGATCGCGGCAACCTGCCGGGATTATGGTGTGGATATTGCCAAGGATCTGATTCCCATTGCACCGGCAGCCCATTACATGATGGGAGGCGTGCATACGGATATCTGGGGGCGTACGAATATTGAAGCCCTTTATGCCTGCGGCGAAGTGGCCTGCACGGGATTGCAGGGCGCAAACCGGTTGGCCAGCAACAGCCTGCTGGAAGGCCTGGTCTTTGGGCGCAGGGTGGCAACGATCATCGGCAAGACGCGGCTGCCGCAGGCCGAAGCGGGACTGTTCTGGCGGGAAGAGTGTCTGACTGAGGATAGGCAGACAGGTGTGGCGGCAGACCGGGAAGCAAGCCAGCAGATTTTGAGCCGCTATTTGGGCATTGTCCGTCAGGCCGATGAGATGGCTGCGGGGGAAGAAAAACTGCGTCAGCTGGCGGCAAAGTATGAAGGCTGCAGTGCGGTTTCGCCTGCCGAGCTGGATTTGCGGGCAGAACTTATCTGCGGGGATCTGATTTTCCGTGGGGCGCAGCGCCGTCAGGAGAGCCGCGGGGCACATTATCGTGCGGATTATCCCGATCAGGATGAATCCTTGCGCCAGCATTTTGGGGATCGGCGCAAAGCCGATGATGAGGCAGAACGATTCGGGGATGAAAATATTGCCGCTGCAGTAACGCTCGGGATGGCATAA
- the nadA gene encoding quinolinate synthase NadA: MEDIIEEIMRLKKERKAIILAHVYQPEEIQEIADFSGDSFGLSRKAAATDAEVIVFCGVRFMAETANILSPDKITLLPAADAGCQMFTDAITGEVRKAKAEHPDALIVSYVNTPASVKAMSDICCTSSNAAAVVASLPRDKEVIFVPDANLGAWAEEQCGRKLLKWQGGCPIHGNLTVEEIQAAKAKYPQALVLMHPECRAELCALADYVGSTSGIIDFAEKSDADEFIIATEEGVMYELTERCPQKKFHLASRRLLCVNMKKTTLEKVRDALLTMEPQVVVPEDIRLKSVTALERMLAIKGETACNAI, translated from the coding sequence ATGGAAGATATCATTGAGGAAATCATGCGGCTGAAGAAGGAGCGCAAGGCAATCATCCTGGCGCATGTCTATCAGCCGGAGGAGATTCAGGAGATTGCGGACTTCAGCGGGGACTCTTTTGGCTTATCCCGGAAGGCAGCGGCTACGGATGCGGAGGTCATCGTTTTCTGTGGCGTGCGTTTCATGGCGGAGACGGCCAATATCCTGTCACCGGATAAGATCACGCTGTTGCCCGCTGCGGATGCTGGCTGCCAGATGTTCACCGATGCCATTACGGGAGAGGTACGCAAGGCCAAGGCAGAACATCCGGACGCACTGATCGTTTCATATGTCAATACACCGGCCTCGGTCAAAGCCATGAGTGATATCTGCTGTACTTCTTCCAATGCTGCTGCGGTGGTGGCTTCCCTGCCACGGGATAAGGAAGTCATCTTTGTCCCCGATGCCAATCTGGGGGCTTGGGCAGAAGAACAATGCGGCCGCAAATTGTTGAAATGGCAGGGCGGCTGCCCAATCCATGGCAATCTCACCGTGGAGGAAATCCAGGCGGCGAAGGCAAAATATCCGCAGGCGCTGGTACTCATGCATCCGGAGTGCCGGGCTGAACTCTGTGCACTGGCCGATTATGTGGGCAGTACCAGCGGTATCATCGATTTTGCCGAAAAGAGCGATGCCGATGAGTTTATCATTGCCACTGAGGAAGGTGTCATGTATGAACTGACGGAGCGCTGCCCGCAGAAGAAATTCCATCTGGCTTCCCGCCGCTTGCTATGTGTAAATATGAAGAAAACGACGCTGGAGAAAGTGCGGGATGCTCTGCTAACTATGGAGCCGCAGGTAGTGGTACCTGAGGATATCCGCCTGAAATCCGTAACTGCTCTGGAGCGGATGCTGGCAATAAAGGGGGAAACAGCATGCAACGCTATTTGA
- the rpsI gene encoding 30S ribosomal protein S9, with translation MAQVSYYGTGRRKSSVARVRLVPGEGKVTINGRSMEEYFGLKTLELIVRQPLNLTETVDKYDVIANVAGGGVSGQAGAVRHGITRALIEMDAELRPALKKAGFVTRDPREKERRKYGLKKARKASQFSKR, from the coding sequence ATGGCACAAGTAAGCTATTACGGCACTGGCCGCAGAAAGTCTTCCGTTGCCCGTGTTCGTCTGGTTCCAGGCGAAGGCAAGGTTACGATCAACGGTCGTAGCATGGAAGAATATTTTGGTCTGAAGACTCTCGAACTCATCGTTCGTCAGCCTCTGAACCTTACGGAAACTGTTGACAAGTATGACGTTATCGCAAATGTTGCAGGTGGCGGCGTATCTGGTCAGGCAGGCGCAGTTCGTCACGGTATCACCCGTGCACTCATTGAGATGGACGCTGAACTCCGTCCGGCTCTGAAAAAAGCTGGTTTCGTTACGCGTGACCCGCGTGAAAAAGAACGTCGTAAGTACGGTCTCAAGAAAGCCCGCAAGGCTTCCCAGTTCTCCAAGCGTTAA
- the rplM gene encoding 50S ribosomal protein L13, with the protein MKTTFMANASNVERKWYVVDAEGQTVGRLAAEVAKVLRGKNKPTFTPHVDTGDYVIVINAEKVKFTGKKLTDKTYFRHSGYQGGTTFTSAGLMLEKFPERVIEHAVKGMLPHNRLGAQMYRKLSVYAGSEHPHAAQKPEKLELNIR; encoded by the coding sequence ATGAAGACAACGTTTATGGCAAATGCATCCAACGTTGAGCGTAAATGGTATGTTGTAGACGCTGAAGGGCAGACTGTCGGCCGTCTTGCAGCCGAAGTTGCTAAAGTTCTTCGCGGTAAAAATAAACCGACCTTTACTCCGCACGTTGATACGGGTGATTATGTCATCGTCATCAATGCAGAGAAGGTTAAATTTACGGGTAAGAAACTTACGGATAAGACTTACTTCCGTCATTCCGGTTATCAGGGTGGCACGACCTTCACGTCCGCTGGCCTGATGCTCGAAAAGTTCCCGGAACGCGTTATTGAGCACGCTGTAAAAGGCATGCTGCCGCATAACCGTCTCGGTGCTCAGATGTACCGCAAGCTCAGCGTTTACGCTGGCAGCGAACATCCGCATGCAGCTCAGAAGCCGGAAAAGCTCGAGCTGAACATTCGCTAA
- the rpoD gene encoding RNA polymerase sigma factor RpoD has translation MADAKKKGVAQAEAGSKNHSSQIVENLLSKGNKNGGTLTYGELVEALQQEDLTPDEIDRMYDTFSQQGIEIVDDSSTTDVGDDDIDIDDKDAEEVEIDLSVPEGISIDDPVRMYLKEIGRVPLLTADEEVALAKRMQEGDEIAQKRLAEANLRLVVSIAKRYVGRGMLFLDLIQEGNLGLIKAVEKFDYTKGYKFSTYATWWIRQAITRAIADQARTIRIPVHMVETINKLIRVSRQLLQQLGREPSPEEIAKEMDISVERVREIMKIAQEPVSLETPIGEEEDSHLGDFIEDQDAPAPADAASFMLLKEQLEEVLDTLTPREEKVLRLRFGLDDGRARTLEEVGQSFGVTRERIRQIEAKALRKLRHPSRSRKLKDFLD, from the coding sequence ATGGCTGATGCGAAAAAGAAGGGTGTCGCGCAGGCTGAGGCTGGCAGTAAGAACCACAGTTCGCAGATTGTGGAAAATCTGTTGTCCAAAGGAAACAAAAACGGTGGTACATTGACTTATGGGGAACTCGTAGAAGCTCTCCAGCAGGAAGACCTGACCCCTGACGAAATCGACCGCATGTATGATACCTTCAGCCAGCAGGGTATCGAGATTGTGGATGATTCCTCTACTACGGATGTAGGGGATGATGATATTGACATTGACGACAAGGATGCAGAAGAGGTCGAAATCGATCTCTCCGTGCCCGAGGGCATCAGCATTGATGATCCCGTGCGCATGTATCTGAAGGAAATCGGCCGCGTGCCTTTGCTCACGGCTGATGAGGAAGTGGCACTGGCCAAGCGCATGCAGGAGGGCGACGAGATTGCCCAGAAGCGTCTGGCAGAAGCCAACCTGCGCCTTGTGGTCAGCATCGCCAAGCGCTATGTGGGCCGCGGCATGTTGTTCCTGGATCTGATTCAGGAAGGTAACCTGGGCCTTATCAAGGCGGTGGAGAAGTTTGACTATACCAAGGGCTATAAGTTCAGTACCTATGCGACCTGGTGGATTCGTCAGGCCATCACCCGCGCCATTGCTGACCAGGCCCGTACCATCCGCATTCCGGTGCATATGGTGGAGACCATCAACAAGCTGATCCGCGTATCCCGTCAGCTCCTGCAGCAGCTGGGCCGCGAACCGTCGCCGGAAGAAATCGCCAAGGAAATGGATATCAGCGTGGAACGTGTCCGGGAGATCATGAAGATCGCCCAGGAACCGGTATCCCTGGAAACGCCAATCGGCGAAGAGGAAGATTCCCATCTGGGCGACTTCATCGAGGATCAGGATGCACCGGCACCGGCTGATGCGGCTTCCTTCATGCTCCTCAAAGAGCAGCTCGAAGAAGTTCTTGATACCCTGACGCCCCGTGAGGAAAAGGTTCTGCGCCTGCGCTTCGGCCTCGACGATGGCCGGGCCCGGACGTTGGAAGAAGTGGGGCAGAGTTTCGGCGTTACCCGTGAGCGTATCCGCCAGATCGAAGCCAAGGCTTTGCGCAAGCTGCGCCATCCGAGCCGCAGCCGCAAGCTGAAGGATTTCCTGGACTAA
- the dnaG gene encoding DNA primase: MHREEMDEFVEQVRARSDLLQVVQSYVPLKRKGNRYWGCCPFHGEKTPSFSVVPDKGFFYCFGCHAGGNVFKFLSLIENISYFEAIKLQAEKLGIPMPQRQKSPQELARDREIADLRKVNEMARDFFHNCLTMTRLGEPGKAYFAGRAISAETIEEFKLGFAPNAWDKLSTAFLKRGVKQEYLLSGGLAAERKNGEGVYDRFRNRVMIPIADERGRVVGFGGRVLDDSTPKYLNTPETVIFNKRRILFGLDRAHRAIQNAGFAIVVEGYMDAISVFSAGVKNVVASLGTAFTPEHGKLLMRYAPAIYFCYDSDEAGQKATIRALSIVQGTGADVKVIVVPDGKDPDEYIRKHGAPAFQELVKKALPLVEYRLQYVLKHFAYDTLEGKVKALHAMLPVLTGIREMALLGEYIKRLAQALLLDEGIVRDELRRFSHQPLPLPEAETPRAPIRQASRRTDTALQRAGRIAIRLAWQDSGILQHLATMVPLESIGDSAQREIFLYLQDLAAQGQKTNDIEVADKLSEEAVAELSRAMVEDLGVLSETDAYTKAVNVLRRAYLNLCYIRHSQRAMELSQAGDTGYIEELNKAQQIKSEMEELQLE, translated from the coding sequence ATGCACAGAGAGGAAATGGACGAGTTTGTCGAGCAGGTTCGTGCCCGGTCAGACCTCCTGCAGGTTGTGCAGAGTTATGTTCCCTTGAAGCGCAAGGGAAATCGTTATTGGGGCTGTTGCCCCTTTCACGGTGAGAAAACCCCCTCTTTTTCTGTGGTTCCGGATAAGGGCTTTTTCTATTGCTTTGGCTGCCACGCCGGAGGGAATGTCTTCAAGTTCCTATCGCTGATTGAAAACATTTCCTATTTTGAAGCTATTAAGCTGCAGGCAGAAAAACTCGGCATACCAATGCCTCAAAGGCAGAAGTCGCCGCAGGAATTGGCCCGGGACAGGGAAATCGCAGATTTGCGCAAGGTCAATGAGATGGCGCGGGACTTTTTCCATAACTGTCTGACTATGACAAGGTTGGGTGAGCCGGGGAAGGCTTATTTTGCCGGCCGTGCTATTTCAGCGGAAACCATTGAAGAATTCAAACTGGGGTTTGCCCCTAATGCCTGGGATAAGTTGTCCACCGCCTTTTTGAAGCGTGGAGTGAAGCAGGAATATTTGCTCTCAGGGGGGCTGGCCGCAGAGCGTAAGAATGGTGAAGGTGTCTATGACCGGTTCCGCAACCGCGTCATGATTCCAATTGCCGATGAACGGGGGCGGGTGGTCGGCTTTGGCGGCCGTGTCTTAGATGACAGTACGCCCAAGTATCTGAACACCCCGGAAACGGTGATCTTCAATAAACGGCGCATCCTCTTCGGATTGGACAGGGCTCATCGGGCCATCCAGAATGCCGGCTTTGCCATTGTGGTGGAAGGCTATATGGATGCCATCTCTGTTTTCAGCGCCGGGGTAAAGAATGTGGTGGCTTCCTTGGGCACGGCATTCACGCCGGAACATGGCAAGCTCCTGATGCGTTATGCTCCTGCCATCTATTTCTGCTATGACAGTGACGAGGCCGGTCAGAAGGCCACAATCCGTGCCCTGTCCATTGTGCAGGGGACAGGCGCAGATGTGAAGGTCATCGTGGTGCCGGATGGCAAGGATCCCGATGAGTACATCCGCAAGCATGGGGCGCCGGCATTCCAGGAACTTGTCAAAAAGGCTTTGCCGTTGGTGGAATACCGCCTGCAATATGTATTGAAGCATTTTGCCTATGATACACTGGAGGGCAAGGTCAAGGCACTCCATGCCATGCTGCCGGTGCTGACTGGTATCCGGGAGATGGCACTGCTTGGTGAGTATATCAAGCGGTTGGCACAGGCACTGCTTCTGGATGAAGGCATCGTGCGGGATGAACTGCGCAGGTTCAGCCATCAGCCCTTGCCATTGCCAGAGGCGGAAACTCCCCGGGCGCCTATCCGGCAGGCCAGCCGGCGCACGGATACGGCCCTGCAGCGTGCGGGGCGCATTGCCATCCGCCTGGCCTGGCAGGACAGCGGCATCCTGCAGCACTTGGCGACGATGGTGCCATTGGAAAGCATTGGCGACAGTGCCCAGCGGGAAATTTTTCTTTACTTGCAGGATTTAGCCGCCCAAGGGCAGAAAACTAATGATATTGAGGTCGCTGACAAGTTAAGCGAGGAAGCCGTGGCCGAGTTGTCTAGGGCCATGGTGGAGGACTTGGGCGTCCTCAGTGAAACCGATGCCTATACCAAGGCGGTTAATGTGTTGCGCAGGGCATATCTGAACCTGTGCTACATCAGACATTCCCAACGGGCCATGGAATTATCTCAGGCCGGGGATACGGGCTATATTGAGGAACTCAATAAGGCCCAGCAAATCAAAAGTGAAATGGAAGAATTGCAACTTGAGTGA